The following is a genomic window from Hymenobacter sp. APR13.
TTAATATAATTATAATGATGTTTTAATATCACCAAATAAGCAGCAGGGCGATACGGCAGAACTTGGAAATGCTTAACATCGAGAGCCGGCCGCTGTGGAAGCCACTACAGGTGCAGCGGGTTCTACAGCGGCCGGCTCTCGATGTTAAGCAGTGATGTTTGTACTGAGTTATTTACCCAAGGCTTGTACCTGCCTTCTGGTTCAGACCTTACTGAAAGTGACATGCAGCGCGTAGCCGAAATCATCCGTGACGCCTTTGCCTGCCACCACCGCGCCTGAAGTCAGCACAAAGCCCAGATTGGTGGCACATAAAGTTCAATAGCCAGTACACCCGGCACAAAAAGCCAGACTGCTAGTACAACCCAAGGGCAGGTAGTATTAAACCGCCGTAGCTTCCAGCGCCTGATGCAGGTCGGCCAGCAGCTCCTCCATGGGCTCGATGCCCACGCTCAGGCGCACCAGCCCGGCCGTAATGCCTAACTCCTGCCGCTGCTCCTCCATCAGGGCCCGGTGCGAGGTGCCCGCCGGATACGACAGCGACGAGTCGACGCCGGCCAGCGACGGCGCGAACGGGAACCGCTGGCTGGCCCGCATGAAGCGGCTTACAGCGTCGGTGCTGTCGTCCAGCAACCGGAACGAAACCATACCCCCGAACCGACCTGCCCCCTGCTCCCGCGCCAGCGCGTGCTGCGGATGCTGCGCCAGGCCCGGATAAAATACTTCCTGCACCGCCGGATGCTGCGCCAGCAGCTCGGCTACGGCCTGGGCATTGCGGCTGTGCGCTTCCATGCGCAGCCGCAGCGTCTTGATGCCGCGCACGGCCAACCAGCTTTCCATCGGGCTCAGCGTGAGCCCAAACAGCGTCCCGATTTGCCGGAGGCGGGCGGCATCTTCGGGCGTGCGCGCCACTACCACCCCGGCCGTCACGTCGGAGTGGCCCGCCAGATACTTCGTGACGCTGTGCATCACCAGGTCGGCGCCGTACTCGAACGGCTGCGTGAGTACCGGCGAGGCGAAGGTGTTGTCCAGTACCAGCTTCAGCCCCAGTGCGTGGGCGGCTTCGGCGGCGGCGCGCAGGTCTACCACGCGCAGCAGCGGGTTGCTGATGGTTTCGCAAAGCAGCAGCCGGGTACGGGGCTGCGCGTAGGCCGCCAGGTTGGTGGTCAGGTCCTCGAAGGGCACGTAGCTCACGCTGATGCCCAGCCGGTCCAGTTCCTGGTTGAGCAGCGCGGCCGAGCCGCCGTAGATGTCGGCCGCACACAGCACATGGTCGCCGGCGGTGCAGTAGGTCATCAGCGCCGCGAAGATGGCCGCCATGCCCGAGCCCGTGGCCACCGCCCCGGCGCCGCCTTCCAGGTGCGTCACGGCCTCGGCCAGCTCGTCGGAGTTGGGGTTGCCGTTGCGCGAGTACAGGTAGCGGCTGCCGGGCTCCCCGAAGTATAGCTCCAGCTCGTTGAGGTCTTCAAACTTGAAAACGGAGGTCTGGTAAATCGGGGTGATTTTGGGGTGGATGTGCATGGGCGGGAGAGTGGGCGGGAAATTGGGCGCGGGGCAAAACAACGGCAAAGTACGGCGCTGGTTGCAGCCGGGCACTATTTCATCTGCCGTACCTCTTTGCCCAGCTGAGCCGCGGCGGGCCGCCCTGCCGGCAGCTTCTGCAGCGCCGCCAGGTACTGCTGGGCTTCGGTTTTGTGGTTGAGGTTGATGGCCAGGCGGGTGAGGTTGGCCAGTGTCTGCCAGTCGTTGGGCTTGCTGGTATTGGCCCGCTGATACAGCGCGTAGGCCTTATCCTCCTGCCCGTGCAGGCTGTGGTACATGCCCAGGTTGAAAGGACCAAGGGAGCTTTCCGGGTAATACTCGCTGACGAGCTCGGCCAGCTGCCGCGCTACCTCGGCGTCTTCGGGAGTGTCGGCCTGCCAGTAGGGCAGCATGTATTCTTCCAGGTTTTCGGGCAGAAAAACGGCCTCCGGCCTTGGCAACGGCTTGCCTTCCTGCCAGCGCCACGGCTGGCCGCTGGCTTTGCGCGCAGCCAGGGCCTCGCGTAGCACCTGCACTTCCGGGCCCGGCTCGTGGGTCATCTCGTAGGCCTTGGCCAGCCCGAACCGCATATCCAGCCGGTCCGGGGCCAGCCGTATGCCTTCGCGCAACGTGTTGCGGGCGGCCTCCAACAGGCGCGGATCGTAGCCCTCGCTGAGGGAGCCGGCGGCGCTGCCATCTTGCTTTTGCAGCGCCACGCCCCGCCCGGCGGCCGGGGCCGTGCTCACCACCACGCGGTACGACTTGCGCAGCAGGTAGTTGAACTGGGCCACGTACCGGTCGGGGTTGTTGGGCTCTTTCAGCTGCCAGGCCGCCAGCACCCGCCGTTGCTTGGCAGTGTCCTGGGCCTGCGCGGCCCGCCGGTAGTCGATAGGAAAGGTTTGGGCAACAACCGGGGCCGCCGCAAGCAGCAAACCCATCAAGGGTAGAATAACGCGCATAGTAGCTGGTAGTGCGGAAAAAGAGTGGCGCAAGCTACGCGCCGTAGCAGATTTACCGGTTAGCGAAGCCACACAATTTCTGCCTCAGCCCCATCCTTCCCTCCCAGACGCACAAAGCCCCGCACCTGCTGGCAGGTGCGGGGCTTTGCTGAAACTGCTTCAGGCCGCGCTTACGCCGAAGCGCCTTCGGCCAGTACGATAACGTTGTTGCGCAGCACCTCTACCACCCCGCCGTCGATGCGGAAAGTAGTAGCGCCGCCGTTCAGCACCACGTTGCCGGCTTTCAAAGCCGAGATCAGCGGGGCGTGGTTGTTGAGAACCTCGAACAGGCCATCGGTACCCGGAAACTGGGCCGACGTAACCTCGCCTTCAAAAACCTTGCGGTCGGGGGTGATGATTTCTAGATGCATGGTCTGTATTGTTGAATGGCTGAATTGATAAATGGTTGGTCGTTCTAACGAGGTGCTGAACAACCAACCATTTATCAATTCGGCCACTAAGCCATTTATTTTGCTTCCGCCATCAGCTTCTCACCCTTGGCCACGGCATCTTCGATGTTGCCTACCAGGTTGAAAGCCGCTTCCGGCAGGTGGTCGTGCTTGCCGTCGATGATTTCGTTGAAGCCGCGGATGGTGTCCTTGATGTCAACGAGGACGCCTTTGAGGCCCGTGAACTGCTCGGCCACGAAGAATGGCTGCGACAGGAAGCGCTGCACGCGGCGGGCGCGGTTTACTACCTGCTTGTCTTCCTCGGAGAGTTCGTCCATACCCAGAATGGCGATGATGTCCTGCAGTTCTTTGTAGCGCTGCAGAATCTCTTTCACGCGCTGGGCGGTGTTGTAGTGCTCGTCGCCGAGGACGGCGGCCGATAGGATGCGCGAGGTAGAGTCCAGCGGGTCAACGGCGGGGTAGATGCCCAGCTCGGCGATTTTGCGGCTCAGTACCGTGGTGGCGTCCAAGTGAGCAAAGGTGTTGGCCGGGGCCGGGTCCGTCAAGTCATCGGCAGGAACATATACGGCCTGTACCGACGTGATGGAACCGCGCTTGGTAGAGGTAATCCGCTCCTGCATGGCGCCCATTTCGGTGGCCAGCGTAGGCTGGTAACCTACGGCCGACGGCATCCGGCCCAGCAGAGCCGATACTTCGGAGCCAGCCTGCGTGAAGCGGAAGATGTTGTCGATGAAGAACAGGATGTCGCGGCCGGCGCCGGTGCCATCACCGTCGCGGAAGCTTTCGGCAATCGTCAGACCCGACAGGGCTACGCGGGCACGGGCTCCGGGAGGCTCGTTCATCTGGCCGAACACGAGGGTGGCCTGCGACTTCTCCATCTCGGCCATGTCTACTTTGCTCAGGTCCCAGCCGCCTTCTTCCATCGAGTGCTTGAACTCCTCGCCGTAGCGAATGATGTTGGCTTCGATGAATTCGCGCAGCAGGTCATTGCCTTCGCGGGTACGCTCACCAACACCGGCAAACACCGACAGACCCGAGTAGGCCTTGGCTACGTTGTTGATCAGCTCCTGAATCAGTACGGTTTTGCCTACGCCGGCACCACCGAACAAACCAATCTTGCCACCCTTTACATAAGGAGCGAGCAGGTCGATTACTTTAATGCCGGTGAAGAACACTTCCGAAGAAGTAGCGAGGTCTTCGAAGCGCGGGGCCTGACGGTGAATCGGCAGGCGCGTGGTGCTCGTGGGCTGTGGAATGCCGTCGATGGCGTAGCCAATGACGTTGAACAGACGACCTTTGATGCTGTCGCCGGTAGGCATGGAGATAGGAGCGCCCAGGTCACGCACAGCGGCGCCACGGGTGAGGCCTTCCGTCGAGTCCATGGCGATGGTGCGCACACGGTCTTCGCCCAGGTGCTGCTGGCACTCCAGGATAACGACCTGGCCGTTGTCTTTGATGACTTCGAGGGCGTCGAGGATGTTGGGGAGCTTAGAGCCTTCACCCGCGAAGCTCACGTCCACAACGGGACCGATAACCTGGGTGATTTTGCCGGTATTCGCCATTACTTTTTATGTATGGAGTGGGATGCAACGATTCAGGCCGCAAAACTACGGCTTAATACCCGCTTTGCCAAAGCAGGTTTTTTCAAGAATTTTCCGAGCCCGGATTCCGCCTCTCCAACCCTGAAAATCAGGCACTCACAGCCCGCAAAACCCCTTTTACACGCTACTGAGGCCAAATTTTCTGAAAAAATTTTTCGCCGAAAGTTTGCCTTGAAAAAAAGCCGTACTACATTTGCAAACCCAAACGGCACACCGGTAACGGAAACGGATGGGAAATTGTCCGATGGTGTAACTGGCAACACGCTTGATTTTGATTCAAGAAAGTCCAGGTTCGAGCCCTGGTCGGACAACCGACTACCACAACGCGAAAGGCGCTGATTCTTCCTCCCCGGAAGAGTCGGCGCCTTTCGCTTTTTATATCACAGATTTTGCAGATCAAAAAAAGGGGTTTCACGGATGGGTAGTTGCTACTCAATCCGTGAAATCCCTTTTTTAATCTGCGAAATCTGTGATTCACCTTTCCCTTCTTTTCAAGTACCCCATGTCACAGCAGGTAAAAATATTCGCGGGCAACGCCTCCCACGAACTGGGTTTGAAAATTGCCGAAGCGTTCGGCCAGCCGCTCGGCGACCTGAGCATTCAGCGCTTCGCTGACACGGAGCTGGGACCGAGCTTCAACGAAAGCATCCGGGGCTGCGCCGTGTTCCTGATTCAGAGCACCAACCCGCCCGCCGAAAACCTGATGGAGCTGATGCTGATGGTGGACGCCGCCAAGCGCGCCTCCGCCGCTTCCGTTACCGTAGTAATGCCCTACTACGGCTACGCCCGCCAGGACCGCAAAGACAAGCCCCGCGTGAGCATCGGCGCCAAAGTAGTGGCCGACTTCGTGCAAAGCGTAGGCACCGACCGCCTGATGACCTGCGACCTGCACGCCGGCCAGATCCAGGGCTTCTTCGATATTCCGGTTGATCATCTGGACGGCGCCACCGTCACGGCCCCTTATATCAAGTCGCTCAACCTGGAGAACCTCATCTTTGCCTCGCCCGACGTGGGCGGTGTGGTGCGCACGCGCGGCTTCGCCAAGAAGTTCGGGGCCGAAATCGTGGTCTGCGACAAGATGCGTTTGCGGGCCAACGAAATTGCCTCGATGCAGGTAATCGGCGACGTAACCGGCATGAACGTGGTGCTCGTGGACGACATCGTGGACACGGCCGGCACCATCTGCAAAGCCGCCGAGCTGCTGATGGAGCGCGGCGCCAAGTCGGTGCGGGCCGTGATTACGCACGGCGTGCTGAGCGGCCCGGCCCACGAGCGGATTCTGAACTCGGCGCTGGAAGAGCTGGTTATTACCGACACCATTCCGCTGAAGCAGGAAAACCCGAAGGTGAAGGTAATTTCGCTGGCCCCGCTGTTTGCGCAGGCCATTCACAACGTGGTGTCGCACGAGAGCATCAGCTCGCTGTTTGTGTAGCGGCGCCTTTGGCGCAGGATAAAATCACTGGAAAAACCAAAGCGCCGCCGCGGTTGGCGCAGCTTTGGCACGGTCTTGAAAGGGGAACTGTAAAAAGTTCCCCTTTCTGTTTTTTATTTTTATTCTGCGCCATGAAACGTCCTCTACTCCTTTGCTGCCTCACTGCTATGCTGGCCCTGGGTGGGCTGGCCAGCTGCACCACCACTGTGCACATGCAGGCCCTAGCGCCGGCTTCGGTGTCGATGCCCGTGCAGATGCAGCGCATAGCCACCGCCAACCGCGTACTGCCCGAAAGCCGCCGCGACAAGTTCTTTGATGTGCTGGAAGGCATCTTCACCGGCGAAGGCCCGCTGGTAGACCGCGCCGGGGCCGAGTCGTGCACGATGAGCGTGGGCGAGGCCCTGATGCGCAACAGCCCTCGTTTCCGCGTGACGCCGGCCAGCCTACAGCTGCTGGGCCGCACCCGCGAGTTCTTCCTGCCGCCCATGGCCCCCGACTACGTGCGCGAAGTGTGCCGCCGCTCGCAGGTAGACGGGCTGGTGGTGCTGGAAGCCTTCGACTCAGACATGCAGCTCAGCCAGAGCGTGGAGGAGCGTATCATCAAGGAGAAAGACAAGCCCGACCGCAAGGTGCCGGTTACGGTGGTGCACATGAGCATGCGCGTGGTGACGGGCTTCCGCACATATGGCCCGCAGGGGCTGGTGGTAGACCAGGCCCGCCAGGAAGACCGCCTCAATTTTGTGAGTGAAGGCGACACCTACCAGCAGGCCCTGCGCGGCCTGCCCGCTCCCGAGGAGTGCATCCGGCGCGTCTCCACCCGCATCGGCGACCAGTACGCCCGGCGGATTGCGCCTTCCTACGTGAACCTCTCGCGGGAAGTGTACACCCGCGCCAAGCGCGACGAGCTGCTGCGCCAGGCCAACGTGCGGGTGCAGGCCGAGGACTGGGAGCAGGCCGCCACGGTATGGCGCCAGGCCGCCCAAAGCGCCGACCCCAAAGTGGCGGGCCGCGCCTGCTACAACCTGGCCGTGTACCACGAGATGAACGGCAGCCTGAGCAGCGCCGTGGACTTTGCCCGCAAAGCCGCCTACGACTACCAGCTCGCCAACGCCCGCGACTACGTGCGCCAGCTGCAGGCCCGCCAGCAGGCTGCCCAGACAGTGGAGCAGCAGATGGGCCCTGCCACCAACGGCGGGCAGTAGGCCACCCGGCCCGCGCAGCAGCAGAAAGGCAGATTCGGGTTTCTATTGTCGGATAATCCGCCTATCTTTGCGGCCCGTTTGCCTGCTTTGGGCACGCGTTTTTTCCTCAAAAGCACACTTTTATGAAAAGCCTCGAGATTGTAGGGTTTAAAAGAGCGAATCTCGGTAAGAAGGACGCCAAGGCTATCCGCCTCGAATCGTACGTACCATGCGTACTGTACGGTGGCAAAGAGCAGGTTCACTTCTCCGCCCCCGCTATCCTCTTCCGCGAATTGCTGTACACGCCCGAAGTTCACATCGTGGACCTGAACGTGGAAGGCACGCACTACAGCGCCATCGTACAGGATGCCCAGTTC
Proteins encoded in this region:
- a CDS encoding DUF6340 family protein, which produces MKRPLLLCCLTAMLALGGLASCTTTVHMQALAPASVSMPVQMQRIATANRVLPESRRDKFFDVLEGIFTGEGPLVDRAGAESCTMSVGEALMRNSPRFRVTPASLQLLGRTREFFLPPMAPDYVREVCRRSQVDGLVVLEAFDSDMQLSQSVEERIIKEKDKPDRKVPVTVVHMSMRVVTGFRTYGPQGLVVDQARQEDRLNFVSEGDTYQQALRGLPAPEECIRRVSTRIGDQYARRIAPSYVNLSREVYTRAKRDELLRQANVRVQAEDWEQAATVWRQAAQSADPKVAGRACYNLAVYHEMNGSLSSAVDFARKAAYDYQLANARDYVRQLQARQQAAQTVEQQMGPATNGGQ
- a CDS encoding ribose-phosphate pyrophosphokinase; this translates as MSQQVKIFAGNASHELGLKIAEAFGQPLGDLSIQRFADTELGPSFNESIRGCAVFLIQSTNPPAENLMELMLMVDAAKRASAASVTVVMPYYGYARQDRKDKPRVSIGAKVVADFVQSVGTDRLMTCDLHAGQIQGFFDIPVDHLDGATVTAPYIKSLNLENLIFASPDVGGVVRTRGFAKKFGAEIVVCDKMRLRANEIASMQVIGDVTGMNVVLVDDIVDTAGTICKAAELLMERGAKSVRAVITHGVLSGPAHERILNSALEELVITDTIPLKQENPKVKVISLAPLFAQAIHNVVSHESISSLFV
- a CDS encoding trans-sulfuration enzyme family protein — its product is MHIHPKITPIYQTSVFKFEDLNELELYFGEPGSRYLYSRNGNPNSDELAEAVTHLEGGAGAVATGSGMAAIFAALMTYCTAGDHVLCAADIYGGSAALLNQELDRLGISVSYVPFEDLTTNLAAYAQPRTRLLLCETISNPLLRVVDLRAAAEAAHALGLKLVLDNTFASPVLTQPFEYGADLVMHSVTKYLAGHSDVTAGVVVARTPEDAARLRQIGTLFGLTLSPMESWLAVRGIKTLRLRMEAHSRNAQAVAELLAQHPAVQEVFYPGLAQHPQHALAREQGAGRFGGMVSFRLLDDSTDAVSRFMRASQRFPFAPSLAGVDSSLSYPAGTSHRALMEEQRQELGITAGLVRLSVGIEPMEELLADLHQALEATAV
- the atpD gene encoding F0F1 ATP synthase subunit beta; the encoded protein is MANTGKITQVIGPVVDVSFAGEGSKLPNILDALEVIKDNGQVVILECQQHLGEDRVRTIAMDSTEGLTRGAAVRDLGAPISMPTGDSIKGRLFNVIGYAIDGIPQPTSTTRLPIHRQAPRFEDLATSSEVFFTGIKVIDLLAPYVKGGKIGLFGGAGVGKTVLIQELINNVAKAYSGLSVFAGVGERTREGNDLLREFIEANIIRYGEEFKHSMEEGGWDLSKVDMAEMEKSQATLVFGQMNEPPGARARVALSGLTIAESFRDGDGTGAGRDILFFIDNIFRFTQAGSEVSALLGRMPSAVGYQPTLATEMGAMQERITSTKRGSITSVQAVYVPADDLTDPAPANTFAHLDATTVLSRKIAELGIYPAVDPLDSTSRILSAAVLGDEHYNTAQRVKEILQRYKELQDIIAILGMDELSEEDKQVVNRARRVQRFLSQPFFVAEQFTGLKGVLVDIKDTIRGFNEIIDGKHDHLPEAAFNLVGNIEDAVAKGEKLMAEAK
- the atpC gene encoding ATP synthase F1 subunit epsilon, whose translation is MHLEIITPDRKVFEGEVTSAQFPGTDGLFEVLNNHAPLISALKAGNVVLNGGATTFRIDGGVVEVLRNNVIVLAEGASA